TTGAGGGCTATAGCGACGCATGGAAGGCGATCCACCCGCTGGACGTGGAGTATGTGCGTTCCGAGATGCAGGTGAAGTTCACCAACATCACCACCTCGCCAAACGACATCGTGGTCAACACCCCGTTCCACGTGGAGATCGGCAACCTGACCGGTGAGTTCAACATCTGCCTGCCGTTCAGCATGATTGAGCCGCTGCGCGAAGTGCTGGTGAACCCGCCGCTGGAAAACTCCCGCCATGAAGATCAGAACTGGCGTGAGAACCTGGTCCGCCAGGTTCAGCACTCCCAGCTGGAGCTGGTGGCGAACTTTGCCGACGTGCCGCTGCGTTTGTCGCAAATTTTAAAATTAAAACCCGGCGATGTTCTGCCGATAGAAAAACCCGACCGCATCATTGCGCATGTGGATGGCGTGCCCGTGCTGACCAGCCAGTATGGCACCGTTAACAATCAGTACGCGTTACGCGTTGAGCACCTGATCAACCCGATTTTGAATTCTCTGAATGAGGAACAGCCCAAATGAGTGATATGAACAATCCGTCCGATGACAACACCGGAGCACTGGACGATCTGTGGGCTGAGGCGTTAAACGAACAACAGGCACCGGCCAGCAAAAGCGTTGCCGATGCGGTATTCCAGCAGCTGGGCGGCGGTGACGTCAGCGGTACGCTGCAGGATATCGATCTGATCATGGATATCCCGGTCAAGCTGACCGTGGAGCTGGGCCGTACCCGTATGACCATCAAAGAGCTGCTGCGCCTGACGCAGGGTTCAGTGGTGGCGCTGGACGGTCTGGCCGGTGAGCCGCTGGATATTCTGATCAACGGCTACCTGATTGCCCAGGGTGAAGTGGTGGTTGTCGCCGACAAGTACGGCGTGCGCATCACCGACATCATCACCCCGTCTGAACGTATGCGTCGTCTGAGCCGTTAAGTATGAAAACCCAGGCAATCGTCTCACAACCCTCTGCCGTTCCAGGCTCGCCGCTGCTTCAGGTTAGCGGCGCGCTGCTGGGGATCATTGCCTTTATTCTGATTGTCGCGTGGCTTGCAAAACGCGTGGGTCTGGCGGGCAAAACCGCCGGAGCCCGCGGGTTGAAGCTCGCCGCCAGCACCTCGCTGGGCCCGCGTGAGCGGGTGGTGATCGTGGAAGTGGAAGACGCCCGGCTGGTGCTGGGTGTCACCGCCTCACAAATTACTATTCTGCATACATTGCCGCCTGCGCCGGTCTCTGAGGAGAGTCGCGCAGAGGTTCAACCGGATTTTCAGTCCGTGATGAAGAGTTTGCTTAAGCGTTCCGGGAGATCGTGATGCGCCGTTTGTTGTCCCTTACGCTGGCAGGCCTTGGCCTGTTTGCTCCCGCCGTGTATGCCCAGCTGCCAGGCCTTATCTCCACGCCGATGGCCAACGGTGGCCAGAGCTGGTCTCTGCCGGTGCAGACGCTGGTGTTTATCACCTCCCTGACCTTTATCCCGGCAATCCTGCTGATGATGACCAGCTTCACCCGTATCATCATCGTCTTCGGCCTGCTGCGAAACGCGCTGGGTACGCCCTCCGCGCCGCCTAACCAGGTGCTGCTCGGTCTGTCGCTGTTTTTGACCTTTTTTATTATGTCCCCGGTGATCGACAAGATTTATGTCGACGCCTATCAGCCGTTTAGCGAAGAGAAGATCTCGATGCAGGAGGCGCTGGAAAAAGGGGCGCAGCCGCTGCGTGAATTTATGCTGCGTCAGACCCGTGAAGCCGACCTGGCGCTGTTTGCCCGTCTGGCTAACGCCGGGCCGATTCAGGGGCCGGAAGCGGTGCCGATGCGCATTCTGCTGCCCGCCTACGTCACCAGCGAGCTGAAAACCGCGTTCCAGATTGGCTTTACGATCTTCATTCCGTTTTTGATTATCGACCTGGTGATTGCCAGCGTCCTGATGGCGCTCGGGATGATGATGGTGCCACCGGCCACCATCGCCCTGCCCTTCAAGCTGATGCTGTTTGTTCTGGTGGACGGCTGGCAGCTGCTGGTGGGTTCGCTGGCGCAAAGTTTCTACAGTTGAGGAGCGCGCAATGACGCCAGAATCGGTCATGATGATGGGCACGGAAGCGATGAAGGTCGCCATTTCCGTTGCCGCTCCCCTGCTGCTGGTGGCGCTGGTCACCGGTCTTGTCATCAGTATCCTGCAGGCCGCCACGCAGATTAACGAGATGACGCTGTCGTTTATCCCGAAAATCATCGCCGTATTTGTGGCGATCATTATCGCCGGGCCCTGGATGCTGAACCTGCTGCTGGATTACATGCGCAATCTGTTCACCAACCTGCCTTACATCATCGGCTAGTCATGCTGCAAGTTACCAGCGTTCAATGGCTTGAGTGGCTCGGCCTCTACTTCTGGCCGCTGCTGCGCATTCTGGCGCTGATTTCCACTGCGCCCATTCTGAGCGAACGGGCCATTCCCAAGCGGGTGAAGGTCGGTCTGGCGATCCTGATCACCATTATCGTCGCCCCGACGCTGCCGCCGGTAAACGTGCCTATCTTTTCTGCCCCGGCGCTGTGGGTCGGATTACAGCAGATCCTGATCGGCGTCGCCATCGGCTTTACGATGCAGTTCGCATTTGCCGCCGTACGTACGGCCGGGGAGCTGATTGGCCTGCAGATGGGGCTGTCGTTCGCCACCTTCTTTGACCCGGGCAGCCGGCTGAACATGCCGATCCTCGCCCGTATCATCGACCTGCTGGCGATGCTGCTGTTTATGGCCTTTGACGGCCATCTGTGGCTGATTTCGATGCTGGTGGATACCTTCCACACGCTGCCCATTGGCGGCAATCCGGTTAACAGCAACGCTTTCATGGCGCTGGTCAGCGCGGCCGGGCTGATTTTCCTCAACGGGCTGATGCTGGCGCTGCCGCTCATTACTCTGCTGCTGGCCGTCAACCTGTCGCTG
This DNA window, taken from Leclercia adecarboxylata, encodes the following:
- the fliQ gene encoding flagellar biosynthesis protein FliQ — its product is MTPESVMMMGTEAMKVAISVAAPLLLVALVTGLVISILQAATQINEMTLSFIPKIIAVFVAIIIAGPWMLNLLLDYMRNLFTNLPYIIG
- the fliM gene encoding flagellar motor switch protein FliM, coding for MGDSILSQAEIDALLNGDSDKADEPKAGQAGESDIRPYDPNTQRRVVRERLQALEIINERFARQFRMGLFNLLRRSPDITVGAIRIQPYHEFARNLPVPTNLNLIHLKPLRGTGLFVFSPSLVFIAVDNLFGGDGRFPTKVEGREFTHTEQRVINRMLKLALEGYSDAWKAIHPLDVEYVRSEMQVKFTNITTSPNDIVVNTPFHVEIGNLTGEFNICLPFSMIEPLREVLVNPPLENSRHEDQNWRENLVRQVQHSQLELVANFADVPLRLSQILKLKPGDVLPIEKPDRIIAHVDGVPVLTSQYGTVNNQYALRVEHLINPILNSLNEEQPK
- the fliO gene encoding flagellar biosynthetic protein FliO — translated: MKTQAIVSQPSAVPGSPLLQVSGALLGIIAFILIVAWLAKRVGLAGKTAGARGLKLAASTSLGPRERVVIVEVEDARLVLGVTASQITILHTLPPAPVSEESRAEVQPDFQSVMKSLLKRSGRS
- the fliN gene encoding flagellar motor switch protein FliN, with translation MSDMNNPSDDNTGALDDLWAEALNEQQAPASKSVADAVFQQLGGGDVSGTLQDIDLIMDIPVKLTVELGRTRMTIKELLRLTQGSVVALDGLAGEPLDILINGYLIAQGEVVVVADKYGVRITDIITPSERMRRLSR
- the fliP gene encoding flagellar type III secretion system pore protein FliP (The bacterial flagellar biogenesis protein FliP forms a type III secretion system (T3SS)-type pore required for flagellar assembly.) codes for the protein MRRLLSLTLAGLGLFAPAVYAQLPGLISTPMANGGQSWSLPVQTLVFITSLTFIPAILLMMTSFTRIIIVFGLLRNALGTPSAPPNQVLLGLSLFLTFFIMSPVIDKIYVDAYQPFSEEKISMQEALEKGAQPLREFMLRQTREADLALFARLANAGPIQGPEAVPMRILLPAYVTSELKTAFQIGFTIFIPFLIIDLVIASVLMALGMMMVPPATIALPFKLMLFVLVDGWQLLVGSLAQSFYS